One genomic region from Streptomyces sp. Li-HN-5-11 encodes:
- a CDS encoding sigma-70 family RNA polymerase sigma factor, producing MDARDGHEELARRFEERRGQLRAVAHRMLGSLSEADDAVQETWLRLVRAGADGIDNLPGWLTTVVSRICLDMLRSRSARREEAYEHELPETGVGNPPEDEVLLADSVGLALLVVLDTLSPLERVAFVLHDLFAVPFDRVAAVVDRSQPAAKKLASRARRKVRGTPAVSAGELRRHRRVVEAFLTAARGGDLGALLDVLAPDVVRRADPAALPAGVPAELRGAQAVAEGTVALRDRARFAAVALIDGRVGVVVAPAGRLLFALEVAVDGGRVVSYDVVAAPERLRRLRTAVLDLPETGAGLTGPLPAP from the coding sequence ATGGACGCCAGGGACGGGCACGAGGAGCTGGCCCGCAGGTTCGAGGAACGGCGCGGGCAGTTGCGGGCCGTCGCCCACCGGATGCTGGGCTCGCTCAGCGAGGCGGACGACGCCGTGCAGGAGACGTGGCTGCGGCTCGTCCGCGCGGGCGCGGACGGCATCGACAACCTGCCCGGCTGGCTGACGACGGTCGTCTCCCGGATCTGCCTGGACATGCTGCGCTCGCGTTCGGCCCGGCGCGAGGAGGCGTACGAGCACGAGCTGCCGGAGACGGGCGTGGGGAATCCACCCGAGGACGAGGTGCTGCTCGCCGACTCGGTGGGCCTCGCCCTGCTGGTGGTCCTCGACACGCTGAGTCCGCTGGAGCGGGTCGCGTTCGTGCTGCACGATCTGTTCGCGGTGCCCTTCGACCGGGTCGCCGCCGTCGTGGACCGCTCACAGCCGGCCGCGAAGAAGCTGGCCAGCCGGGCCCGGCGGAAGGTGCGCGGCACCCCGGCGGTGTCCGCCGGCGAACTGCGGAGGCATCGCAGGGTCGTGGAGGCGTTCCTGACCGCCGCGCGGGGCGGCGACCTGGGCGCGCTGCTGGACGTGCTCGCCCCTGACGTCGTACGCCGGGCCGATCCCGCCGCCCTGCCGGCCGGGGTGCCCGCGGAGCTGCGGGGTGCCCAGGCGGTGGCGGAGGGCACGGTCGCGTTGCGCGATCGTGCCCGGTTCGCCGCGGTGGCTCTGATCGACGGCCGTGTCGGTGTCGTGGTCGCCCCGGCCGGGCGGCTGCTGTTCGCCCTCGAGGTCGCCGTCGACGGAGGACGGGTCGTCTCCTACGACGTCGTGGCCGCCCCGGAGCGGCTGCGCCGCCTGCGGACGGCCGTGCTCGACCTGCCGGAGACCGGGGCCGGGCTCACTGGGCCGCTTCCCGCACCGTGA
- a CDS encoding ferredoxin, producing the protein MRIDIDKDLCIGAGQCALAAPGVFTQDDDGFSSLLPGREDGGGDPMVREAARACPVGAITVREAAQ; encoded by the coding sequence ATGCGCATCGACATCGACAAGGACCTCTGCATCGGCGCCGGCCAGTGCGCCCTGGCCGCCCCGGGTGTGTTCACCCAGGACGACGACGGCTTCAGCAGCCTGCTGCCCGGCCGGGAGGACGGCGGCGGCGACCCGATGGTCCGGGAAGCCGCCCGGGCCTGCCCCGTCGGAGCCATCACGGTGCGGGAAGCGGCCCAGTGA
- a CDS encoding cytochrome P450 has protein sequence MTDLTDLSEPVAFPQNRTCPYHPPTGYDPLRATRPLTRVTLYDGRPAWLVTGHGLARQLLADPRLSTDRTRDDFPAPTSRFAAARNRRVALLGVDDPRHRTQRRMMIPSFTLKRATALRPRIQRIVDGLLDAMIAQGPPAELVSAFALPVPSMVICSLLGVPYADHEFFEEQSRRLLRGPAAADTQEARDRLEEYLGGLIDRKQKEPGEGVLDDLVQEQLSDGALDRTELISLAVILLVAGHETTANMISLGTYTLLQHPGRLAELRADRALLPAAVEELMRMLSIADGLLRLAVEDIEVAGTTVRAGDAVVFSTSVINRDQDVYPDPDTLDFHRPARHHVAFGFGIHQCLGQNLARAELEIALGSLIERLPTLRLAAPPDRIPFKPGDTIQGMLELPVTW, from the coding sequence ATGACGGACCTGACCGACCTGTCCGAACCCGTCGCCTTCCCCCAGAACCGGACCTGCCCGTACCACCCGCCCACCGGCTACGACCCGCTGCGCGCCACCCGGCCGCTCACCCGCGTCACGCTCTACGACGGCCGCCCGGCCTGGCTCGTCACCGGGCACGGCCTCGCCCGGCAGCTGCTGGCCGACCCACGCCTGTCCACCGACCGCACCCGCGACGACTTCCCCGCGCCCACATCCCGCTTCGCGGCGGCCCGCAACCGCCGCGTCGCCCTGCTCGGCGTCGACGACCCCCGCCACCGCACCCAGCGGCGGATGATGATCCCCAGCTTCACCCTCAAACGCGCCACCGCCCTGCGGCCGAGAATCCAGCGGATCGTCGACGGCCTGCTGGACGCGATGATCGCCCAGGGGCCACCCGCCGAACTGGTGAGCGCCTTCGCGCTGCCCGTGCCCTCCATGGTGATCTGCTCACTCCTCGGCGTCCCCTACGCCGACCACGAGTTCTTCGAGGAACAGTCCCGGCGCCTGCTGCGCGGCCCGGCCGCCGCCGACACCCAGGAGGCGCGGGACCGCCTGGAGGAGTACCTGGGCGGGCTGATCGACCGCAAGCAGAAGGAACCCGGCGAGGGCGTGCTGGACGACCTGGTCCAGGAGCAACTGAGCGACGGCGCCCTGGACCGCACGGAGCTGATCTCGCTCGCGGTCATCCTGCTGGTCGCGGGCCACGAGACCACCGCCAACATGATCTCCCTGGGCACCTACACGCTCCTCCAGCATCCCGGGCGGCTGGCCGAGCTGCGCGCCGACCGCGCCCTGCTGCCCGCCGCCGTCGAGGAACTGATGCGGATGCTGTCCATCGCGGACGGGCTGCTGCGGCTGGCCGTCGAGGACATCGAGGTGGCCGGGACGACCGTGCGGGCCGGCGACGCGGTGGTCTTCTCGACCTCCGTCATCAACCGGGACCAGGACGTCTACCCCGACCCCGACACCCTCGACTTCCACCGCCCGGCCCGTCACCACGTCGCCTTCGGCTTCGGCATCCACCAGTGCCTCGGCCAGAACCTCGCCCGCGCCGAGCTGGAGATCGCCCTCGGCTCCCTCATCGAACGCCTGCCCACGCTCCGTCTGGCCGCCCCGCCTGACCGGATCCCCTTCAAACCCGGCGACACGATCCAGGGGATGCTGGAACTCCCCGTGACCTGGTAA
- a CDS encoding LysE family transporter has protein sequence MSAALVAGLLAGYGVAVPVGAVAAYLVSLTARTSLRTGACAALGIATADGLYALVATVAGSTLAGALRPVVVPLRWASALVLAALAVHGAVTALRHHRWHRLAARPARPERPPPSPVQAYLGLLGITLLNPTTVIYFAALVLGSHASEAVPLLEQGAFVLAAFAASASWQLLLAGGGALLGRVLTGPRGRLVTALASSGVTTVLAVRVLTSSP, from the coding sequence GTGAGCGCGGCGCTGGTCGCGGGCCTGCTCGCCGGCTACGGCGTCGCCGTGCCCGTGGGCGCCGTCGCGGCCTACCTGGTCTCCCTCACCGCTCGTACGTCACTGCGGACCGGCGCCTGCGCCGCGCTCGGCATCGCCACCGCCGACGGCCTCTACGCTCTGGTGGCCACCGTCGCGGGCTCCACCCTCGCGGGCGCGCTGCGGCCCGTGGTGGTGCCGCTGCGCTGGGCGTCGGCCCTGGTACTGGCCGCCCTGGCCGTGCACGGCGCCGTCACCGCCCTGCGCCACCACCGCTGGCACCGGCTCGCCGCCCGGCCCGCCCGGCCCGAGCGGCCCCCGCCGAGCCCCGTACAGGCGTATCTCGGCCTGCTCGGGATCACCCTGCTCAACCCCACCACCGTGATCTACTTCGCGGCCCTGGTCCTGGGCAGCCACGCCTCGGAGGCCGTACCGCTCCTGGAGCAGGGTGCGTTCGTCCTCGCGGCCTTCGCCGCTTCCGCGAGCTGGCAGTTGCTGCTCGCCGGGGGCGGCGCGCTGCTCGGCCGCGTCCTGACCGGCCCCCGGGGACGGCTGGTGACGGCGCTCGCGTCGAGCGGCGTCACCACGGTGCTGGCGGTACGGGTGCTGACGTCGTCGCCGTGA
- a CDS encoding nitroreductase family deazaflavin-dependent oxidoreductase, translating to MPLDGEYEPSPAQWVREQVELYESSGGTKGTTLMDTGMPVVLLTTRGAQSGKLRKTPLMRVEHDGRYAVVASQGGAPKHPFWYFNLKADPRVELQDGPVKQDMTAREVTGAEKAEWWERAVAAYPPYAEYQEKTSREIPVFVLEAAGAH from the coding sequence ATGCCTCTTGACGGCGAGTACGAGCCGAGCCCGGCCCAGTGGGTGCGGGAGCAGGTGGAGTTGTACGAGAGCTCCGGCGGCACCAAGGGCACCACGCTCATGGACACGGGGATGCCCGTCGTCCTGCTGACCACGCGGGGCGCGCAGAGCGGCAAGCTCCGCAAGACGCCGTTGATGCGCGTGGAGCACGACGGGCGTTACGCCGTCGTGGCCTCGCAGGGAGGCGCGCCCAAGCATCCGTTCTGGTACTTCAACCTCAAGGCCGACCCCCGGGTCGAACTGCAGGACGGGCCGGTCAAGCAGGACATGACGGCCCGTGAGGTCACCGGCGCGGAGAAGGCCGAGTGGTGGGAGCGCGCGGTGGCCGCGTACCCGCCGTACGCCGAGTACCAGGAGAAGACGTCACGCGAGATCCCGGTGTTCGTGCTGGAAGCGGCCGGCGCGCACTGA
- a CDS encoding cation diffusion facilitator family transporter encodes MSGTSGEQTKDGRDNVAKDRTADRRTRVTVLVALAANLVIALAKAVGGLIAHSPALLSEAAHSVADSFNEIFLLAALRRSRRPADRRHPFGYGKERFFWSLLAAVGIFVMGGCFSVFQGIEALRSNEEETFGGYVTGLVVLGVALLAESGSLLRALHQVRRQGGGKGGLRDPALRTVVAEDGTAVLGVTLAIVGMALHMATGQVVWEASASLAIGALLVYVAYRLGRDARDQLIGEAADPEMSGRIRSLLTAQPEIDSVEALFTMKMGLDSMLVAARIDLAPGLDSERVEEVAVRIKRSITRTVPEANQIFLDVTDRPSGEARESPAATGERGGA; translated from the coding sequence GTGAGCGGGACATCCGGTGAGCAGACGAAGGACGGCAGGGACAACGTGGCGAAGGACCGCACGGCGGACCGCAGAACCCGCGTCACGGTGCTGGTGGCGCTCGCGGCGAACCTCGTCATCGCCCTGGCCAAGGCGGTCGGCGGCCTGATCGCGCACTCGCCCGCACTGCTGTCGGAGGCCGCCCACTCCGTCGCCGACAGCTTCAACGAGATCTTCCTGCTGGCCGCGCTGCGCCGCAGCCGCCGCCCCGCCGACCGGCGCCACCCCTTCGGCTACGGCAAGGAGCGGTTCTTCTGGTCGCTCCTCGCCGCCGTCGGCATCTTCGTGATGGGCGGCTGCTTCTCGGTCTTCCAGGGCATCGAGGCCCTGCGCAGCAACGAGGAGGAGACGTTCGGCGGCTATGTGACCGGTCTCGTCGTGCTCGGCGTGGCCCTCCTCGCCGAGAGCGGCTCCCTGCTGCGGGCGCTGCACCAGGTGCGCCGGCAGGGCGGCGGCAAGGGCGGCCTGCGCGACCCCGCGCTGCGCACCGTCGTCGCCGAGGACGGCACCGCCGTGCTCGGCGTCACCCTCGCCATCGTCGGCATGGCGCTGCACATGGCAACCGGCCAGGTGGTGTGGGAGGCCTCCGCCTCGCTCGCGATCGGCGCGCTGCTCGTCTACGTCGCCTACCGGCTCGGCCGCGACGCCCGCGACCAGCTGATCGGGGAGGCCGCCGACCCGGAAATGAGCGGCCGGATCAGGAGCCTGCTGACGGCGCAGCCGGAGATCGACAGCGTGGAGGCGCTGTTCACCATGAAGATGGGCCTCGACTCCATGCTCGTGGCGGCCCGGATCGACCTGGCTCCCGGCCTGGACAGCGAGCGCGTCGAGGAGGTCGCCGTGCGCATCAAGCGCTCGATCACCCGCACCGTCCCGGAGGCGAACCAGATCTTCCTCGACGTCACCGACCGCCCGTCCGGGGAGGCACGCGAAAGCCCCGCCGCGACGGGGGAACGCGGCGGGGCCTGA
- a CDS encoding glutathione S-transferase C-terminal domain-containing protein, with protein sequence MSEGGQGNSAYGHRAFKRSRSHFTDRITADARDGWPVEAGRYRLVVSRACPWASRSLVSRRLLGLEDALSLAVVDPIQDDRSWRFTLDAGGRDPVLGIRFLSEAYDARETGCPGGVSVPAVVDVPSGKLVTNDYQRITLDLATEWTALHRPGAPDLYPPALRDEIDTVMAEVYQDVNNGVYRAGFATNQEEYEAACAGVFRRLEALTTRLARQRYLVGETITEADIRLFTTLVRFDAVYHGHFKCNRWKLAENPVLWAYARDLYQTPGFGDTVDFDHIKRHYYQVHTGINPTGIVPLGPDLDGWLTPHHREELGGRPFGDGTPPRPVRAEESIPPQGRP encoded by the coding sequence ATGAGCGAGGGCGGCCAGGGCAACAGCGCCTACGGCCACAGGGCCTTCAAACGGTCCAGGAGCCACTTCACGGACCGGATCACCGCCGACGCCCGGGACGGCTGGCCGGTGGAGGCGGGACGTTACCGCCTGGTGGTCAGCCGTGCCTGCCCGTGGGCGAGCCGGTCGCTGGTCTCGCGGCGGCTGCTCGGTCTGGAGGACGCGCTGTCGCTGGCCGTGGTCGATCCGATCCAGGACGACCGCAGCTGGCGCTTCACCCTCGACGCCGGCGGCCGCGACCCCGTCCTCGGCATCCGCTTCCTGAGCGAGGCCTACGACGCACGTGAGACCGGCTGTCCGGGCGGGGTGAGCGTGCCCGCGGTCGTCGACGTGCCCAGCGGCAAGCTGGTCACCAACGACTACCAGCGGATCACCCTGGACCTCGCCACCGAGTGGACCGCCCTGCACCGGCCGGGGGCGCCCGACCTGTATCCGCCGGCGCTGCGGGACGAGATCGACACAGTGATGGCCGAGGTGTACCAGGACGTCAACAACGGCGTGTACCGGGCGGGCTTCGCGACGAACCAGGAGGAGTACGAGGCCGCGTGCGCGGGTGTCTTCCGGCGGCTGGAGGCGCTCACGACCCGTCTGGCCCGGCAGCGCTACCTGGTCGGCGAGACGATCACCGAGGCGGACATCCGGCTGTTCACCACACTGGTCCGTTTCGACGCCGTCTATCACGGACACTTCAAGTGCAACCGCTGGAAGCTGGCGGAGAACCCGGTGCTGTGGGCGTACGCGCGTGATCTCTACCAGACGCCCGGCTTCGGTGACACGGTCGACTTCGACCACATCAAGCGGCACTACTACCAGGTGCACACGGGCATCAACCCGACCGGCATCGTGCCTCTCGGACCCGACCTGGACGGCTGGCTGACGCCTCATCACCGCGAGGAACTCGGCGGCCGGCCCTTCGGCGACGGGACGCCTCCTCGGCCCGTACGGGCCGAGGAGAGCATCCCGCCGCAGGGCAGGCCCTGA
- a CDS encoding DUF4235 domain-containing protein, translating to MAKKKNKLPLAYQPVGFLLGWASGALAGMAFRATWKAVRHEDDAPDALDEDRGWGEILVAAAVQGAIFAAVRSAVDRAGATAIERSTGTWPAKARGGRD from the coding sequence GTGGCCAAGAAGAAGAACAAGCTCCCGCTGGCCTACCAGCCCGTCGGCTTCCTGCTGGGCTGGGCCTCGGGGGCACTGGCCGGGATGGCGTTCCGAGCGACGTGGAAGGCCGTCCGGCACGAGGACGACGCCCCCGACGCGCTCGACGAGGACCGTGGCTGGGGCGAGATCCTGGTGGCCGCGGCGGTCCAGGGTGCCATCTTCGCGGCGGTGCGCAGCGCGGTGGACCGCGCCGGCGCCACGGCCATCGAACGCTCGACCGGCACCTGGCCGGCCAAGGCCAGGGGCGGCCGGGACTAG
- a CDS encoding VOC family protein: MPLVTAGVVVLDCAEPEKLALFYKDFLQAEETGATANLVEIRAADGLRLAFRRDVNATPPSWPRPENSLQVHLDFLVEDLDAAERRVVELGGRPMEAKDAPGPYEERGCSDPSGHTFTLRRARQTGPKQG; encoded by the coding sequence ATGCCACTGGTGACCGCGGGCGTCGTGGTGCTCGACTGCGCCGAGCCGGAGAAACTCGCCCTGTTCTACAAGGACTTCCTCCAGGCGGAGGAGACCGGGGCGACGGCCAACCTGGTGGAGATCAGGGCCGCCGACGGGCTGCGGCTGGCCTTCCGGCGCGATGTGAACGCGACCCCGCCGAGCTGGCCGCGCCCCGAGAACTCCCTCCAGGTCCACCTGGACTTCCTGGTGGAGGACCTGGACGCGGCGGAGCGCCGGGTCGTCGAACTCGGCGGCCGCCCGATGGAGGCGAAGGACGCGCCCGGCCCGTACGAGGAGCGCGGCTGCTCCGACCCGTCCGGCCACACCTTCACCCTCCGCCGGGCCCGGCAGACGGGACCGAAGCAGGGCTGA
- a CDS encoding TetR/AcrR family transcriptional regulator, which translates to MSERVVPPADRRRRRPTKQGVVLSEELIVSTALRLIEEHGADALSVRRLGRALGADPSSLYRYFRHTDDLMLAIADELIGRTLRLWRPTGDWQEDLRDLGLKMHAGALAHPRAAVLSSCRVTGRAHEIQAVETILGVLRGAGFPDGEAVRIYHAYVDQALAFGALDSATIALPRAAREAEASVWRATYAGLPADTHPHIAGTARHLVADMGRSSYPAALDLLLGAAAARLEEIRARQGVTAGPTDRS; encoded by the coding sequence ATGAGCGAACGTGTCGTCCCGCCCGCCGACCGGCGCCGCAGGCGCCCGACCAAACAGGGCGTCGTCCTGTCCGAGGAACTGATCGTCTCCACCGCCCTGCGGCTGATCGAGGAGCACGGCGCGGACGCCCTCTCGGTCCGCCGCCTGGGCCGCGCCCTCGGCGCCGATCCCAGCTCGCTCTACCGCTACTTCCGCCACACCGACGACCTGATGCTCGCCATCGCCGACGAGCTCATCGGCCGCACGCTGCGCCTCTGGCGGCCCACCGGCGACTGGCAGGAGGACCTGCGGGACCTGGGCCTGAAGATGCACGCGGGCGCCCTCGCCCATCCGCGGGCCGCCGTGCTCAGCTCCTGCCGGGTCACCGGGCGGGCCCACGAGATCCAGGCCGTGGAGACCATCCTCGGCGTGCTGCGCGGCGCCGGCTTCCCCGACGGCGAGGCCGTGCGCATCTACCACGCCTACGTCGACCAGGCCCTCGCCTTCGGCGCCCTGGACTCGGCGACCATCGCCCTGCCGCGCGCCGCGCGCGAGGCGGAGGCGTCCGTATGGCGGGCCACGTACGCGGGGCTGCCCGCCGACACCCACCCGCACATCGCCGGCACGGCCCGCCACCTGGTGGCCGACATGGGGCGAAGCTCCTACCCGGCGGCCCTGGACCTGCTGCTGGGCGCGGCCGCGGCCCGTCTGGAGGAGATCCGGGCGCGCCAGGGCGTCACGGCCGGTCCCACGGACCGGAGCTGA
- a CDS encoding APC family permease, translating into MNDILSPVDPPARPALRKSLGVLDGVAIAASSTAATTSIGIGLGVTAGVVGLHLPAIMLLAFLPVLGIAGAYSRLNRVEPNAGNGYVWVGRSLTPWLGFLVGWVNIVATVAFLAYTTAVTGSAVLQLAGEAGMHRVGGLALDPGSTAQTTAVGIVIMAAVTLTAVTGVRTAARLQSGLLVFEYVVLIGFCGYGIVTGPHAFRWSWFDPFAIPSASAVAQGLLLSVFCYWGFESAFSVNEEVRDPRDASRAGITTLVTMLALFLLGSVAFQRVLSQKELVGHGPQGLAYFGDRLASQPLAALPLVALMFSAVASLQAGVIPTARAMFAMSRDRTLGPVWGRVSPRYGTPAAGTVLIGSLAAAVAALSLVIPRLADMILATVNAVGIVVALSYALTALAAAARFRSLLREDWRQGMRAVVLPALSALALLSLGGYLGWTFYTSTDHLELNANNGWFLLLTPVVMVASGFVAAAWARWVRRSPYFRTGDGTDADAPQLLATP; encoded by the coding sequence ATGAACGACATCCTCTCCCCGGTCGACCCACCCGCGCGGCCCGCGCTGCGCAAGTCCCTCGGCGTCCTGGACGGCGTGGCCATCGCCGCGTCGAGTACGGCGGCGACCACCAGCATCGGCATCGGCCTCGGGGTAACGGCGGGTGTGGTGGGGCTGCATCTGCCGGCCATCATGCTGCTGGCGTTCCTGCCGGTCCTCGGCATCGCGGGCGCCTACTCCCGGCTCAACCGGGTGGAGCCGAACGCGGGCAACGGCTATGTGTGGGTGGGGCGTTCGCTCACCCCCTGGCTCGGGTTCCTGGTCGGCTGGGTGAACATCGTCGCGACGGTGGCGTTCCTCGCGTACACCACGGCGGTCACCGGTTCGGCGGTGCTGCAGCTGGCCGGTGAGGCCGGGATGCACCGGGTGGGCGGACTCGCCCTCGACCCGGGCTCGACCGCGCAGACGACCGCGGTCGGCATCGTGATCATGGCCGCCGTCACGCTGACCGCCGTCACCGGCGTGCGGACCGCGGCACGGCTGCAGAGCGGGCTGCTGGTCTTCGAGTACGTCGTCCTGATCGGCTTCTGCGGCTACGGCATCGTCACCGGCCCGCACGCCTTCCGCTGGAGCTGGTTCGATCCCTTCGCCATCCCCTCGGCCTCGGCGGTCGCCCAGGGGCTGCTGCTGTCGGTGTTCTGCTACTGGGGCTTCGAGAGCGCGTTCAGCGTGAACGAGGAGGTGCGCGACCCGCGGGACGCCTCCCGGGCGGGGATCACCACCCTGGTGACGATGCTGGCGCTGTTCCTGCTCGGGTCGGTGGCCTTCCAGCGGGTGCTGTCGCAGAAGGAGCTGGTCGGGCACGGCCCCCAGGGGCTCGCCTACTTCGGCGACCGGCTCGCCTCCCAGCCGCTGGCCGCGCTGCCGCTGGTGGCGCTCATGTTCTCGGCGGTCGCCTCGCTGCAGGCCGGAGTGATCCCCACGGCGCGCGCGATGTTCGCGATGAGCCGGGACCGTACGCTCGGGCCGGTGTGGGGCAGGGTGAGCCCGCGCTACGGCACTCCGGCGGCCGGAACGGTGCTGATCGGCTCCCTGGCGGCCGCGGTGGCGGCCCTGTCCCTGGTCATCCCGCGGCTCGCCGACATGATCCTGGCGACGGTGAACGCCGTGGGCATCGTGGTCGCCCTGTCGTACGCGCTCACGGCGCTCGCGGCCGCCGCGCGGTTCCGCTCGCTGCTGCGGGAGGACTGGCGGCAGGGGATGCGCGCGGTGGTCCTGCCGGCGCTCAGCGCCCTCGCCCTGCTCAGCCTCGGCGGATACCTCGGCTGGACCTTCTACACCTCCACCGACCATCTGGAACTGAACGCGAACAACGGCTGGTTCCTGCTGCTGACGCCCGTGGTGATGGTCGCCTCCGGTTTCGTCGCCGCGGCCTGGGCACGCTGGGTCCGCCGCTCCCCCTACTTCCGCACCGGCGACGGCACGGACGCCGACGCGCCGCAGTTGCTCGCCACGCCCTGA
- a CDS encoding amidohydrolase family protein — protein sequence MPADLLFTGGPVLTPRGRTATAVAVTGDRITAVGHDEVLGLAGPRTEVVDLAGRLLLPGFQDAHVHPLPAGLELTQCDLTGTRTAGDTVARVRAYAAAHPEREWILGGGWSMEAFEGGTPPKELLDSVVPDRPVYLPNRDHHGAWVNSRALELAGITRDTPDPADGRIDRDPSGEPSGTLQEGAMRLVGRLTPPATAADRLAALLHAQRHLHALGITAWQDALVGNFLGMEDASDAYLTAAREGSLTARVVGALWWDRERGAEQIPELVEKRAASGHGGFRATSVKLMLDGVAETGTAALLEPYLDPCGCATANRGTSFIDPGQLPKYVTELDAAGFQCHFHALGDRAVRDALDAVEAARTANGPSDTRPHLAHLQVVHPGDVPRFARLGATANIQPLWAAHEPQMDELTIPFLGPERAAWQYPFGALLRSGATLAAGSDWPVSSPDPLQGIHVAVNRVLPGGDAPVFLPAERIGLTEALRAYTAGSAHVNHLDDTGEVRAGALADLVVLDRDPFAGPPEAIAEASVAETYVGGVRVFAAAP from the coding sequence ATGCCCGCAGACCTGCTCTTCACCGGCGGCCCCGTCCTCACACCCCGGGGCCGTACGGCGACCGCCGTGGCCGTCACCGGCGACCGGATCACCGCCGTCGGGCACGACGAGGTCCTCGGCCTCGCGGGTCCGCGCACCGAGGTCGTCGACCTCGCGGGGCGGCTGCTGCTGCCGGGCTTCCAGGACGCGCACGTCCACCCGCTCCCGGCGGGCCTGGAGCTCACGCAGTGCGACCTGACCGGGACGCGGACCGCCGGGGACACCGTGGCCCGTGTGCGCGCCTACGCGGCCGCCCACCCCGAGCGGGAGTGGATCCTCGGCGGCGGCTGGTCGATGGAGGCGTTCGAGGGCGGCACCCCGCCCAAGGAGCTGCTGGACTCGGTCGTTCCCGACCGTCCCGTCTACCTGCCCAACCGCGACCACCACGGCGCCTGGGTCAACAGCCGCGCCCTGGAACTCGCCGGCATCACCCGGGACACGCCCGACCCGGCCGACGGGCGGATCGACCGGGACCCCTCCGGCGAGCCGAGCGGCACGCTCCAGGAGGGCGCGATGCGGCTCGTCGGGCGCCTCACCCCGCCGGCCACGGCCGCCGACCGGCTGGCCGCGCTGCTGCACGCCCAGAGGCATCTGCACGCGCTCGGCATCACGGCCTGGCAGGACGCGCTCGTCGGGAACTTCCTGGGCATGGAGGACGCCTCGGACGCGTATCTGACCGCCGCGCGCGAGGGCTCGCTGACCGCGCGCGTGGTCGGCGCGCTGTGGTGGGACCGCGAGCGGGGCGCCGAGCAGATCCCGGAACTCGTGGAGAAGCGGGCCGCGTCCGGCCACGGCGGGTTCCGCGCGACCAGCGTGAAACTGATGCTGGACGGCGTCGCCGAGACCGGCACGGCGGCGCTGCTGGAGCCGTACCTGGACCCGTGCGGCTGCGCGACGGCCAACCGGGGCACGAGCTTCATCGATCCCGGTCAGCTGCCGAAGTACGTCACCGAGCTGGACGCCGCCGGCTTCCAGTGCCACTTCCACGCGCTGGGCGACCGGGCGGTACGGGACGCGCTGGACGCCGTGGAGGCCGCGCGCACGGCGAACGGGCCGAGCGACACCCGGCCCCACCTGGCGCACCTCCAGGTCGTGCATCCGGGCGACGTGCCGCGGTTCGCCCGGCTCGGGGCGACGGCGAACATCCAGCCCCTGTGGGCGGCGCACGAGCCGCAGATGGACGAGCTGACGATCCCCTTCCTCGGTCCCGAGCGCGCCGCGTGGCAGTACCCGTTCGGTGCTCTGCTGCGGTCCGGGGCCACGCTCGCCGCGGGCAGCGACTGGCCGGTCAGCAGCCCCGACCCGCTCCAGGGCATCCATGTCGCGGTCAACCGTGTGCTGCCGGGCGGCGACGCGCCGGTCTTCCTGCCCGCCGAACGCATCGGCCTCACCGAGGCCCTCAGGGCCTACACGGCGGGCTCCGCGCACGTGAACCACCTGGATGACACCGGCGAGGTGCGCGCGGGGGCGCTCGCGGACCTGGTGGTGCTGGACCGCGACCCGTTCGCCGGGCCACCGGAGGCGATCGCGGAGGCGAGTGTGGCGGAGACGTACGTCGGGGGTGTGCGGGTGTTCGCCGCGGCCCCGTGA
- a CDS encoding DUF1304 domain-containing protein: METIATVLVALVAALHGYILVMEMFLWQKKQGRQFHGFDREMARATAPMAANQGLYNGFIAAGLVWGLVAPDPTGFAAQVFFLSCVVVAGVFGAATANVRILFAQALPGALALAAALIAR; this comes from the coding sequence ATGGAAACGATCGCGACAGTCCTGGTCGCGCTGGTGGCGGCCCTGCACGGGTACATCCTGGTGATGGAGATGTTCCTGTGGCAGAAGAAGCAGGGGCGGCAGTTCCACGGCTTCGACCGCGAGATGGCGCGGGCGACCGCGCCGATGGCCGCCAACCAGGGCCTGTACAACGGTTTCATCGCCGCGGGCCTGGTGTGGGGCCTCGTCGCGCCGGACCCGACGGGCTTCGCGGCCCAGGTGTTCTTCCTGTCGTGCGTGGTGGTCGCCGGGGTCTTCGGCGCGGCCACCGCCAACGTCCGCATCCTTTTCGCCCAGGCCCTGCCCGGCGCGCTGGCCCTGGCCGCCGCGCTGATCGCCCGGTGA